Part of the Streptomyces sp. WMMC500 genome is shown below.
CAGCGCCTCGTACGCGATGACGGCGGAGCCCTCGGCGCTCTCCGCGGTCGCGCCGCCGTAGTCGCCGTCCAGTTCGACGCCGCTCAGGTCCACGCCGAACTCGGAGATCATCAGCCGCTCCCCCGTGCCGGCGGCGGCCGGGTCCGCGCGGATGCCGGTCATCCTGACGTCGACGTCGTCAAGGTGCTTGCCGTAGATCTGGGTGAGGAACGGGAAGCCGTGGATGGACACCTCCGTGCTGCCCTCCAGGCCCTGCCTGGCCTGGACCTTCTCCGCGACCCTCCCCTCCGCCACGTACACGGCCAGCCGGTCGGCGGCGACGAAGAGCACGCCGAGCACGAGACACACCACGAGCACGATCCGCAGTCCACGCATGAGACAGGTCCCCCCCGGGAGCGTCGGTTCCGGGAGCCTATCCGCCTCCCCCGTGTGCCTCCCGCGCCCCCGGGCAGGTGTGACGCATCTCTACCCGCGCCGGGGCCCAGGGTCCTGTCCGGCGCGCGGGACGCACGGGATATCTTGATATCAAGCAATCCGGCAGAGCAGCGACGCGGACTGGAGCACCCGGTGACCGAATCAGCATCGACGATCATCTACACGCACACCGACGAGGCCCCGGCCCTGGCCACGTACTCGTTCCTGCCGGTGGTCCAGGCGTACGCCGCGACCGCCGGGGTC
Proteins encoded:
- a CDS encoding DUF2993 domain-containing protein, with the translated sequence MRGLRIVLVVCLVLGVLFVAADRLAVYVAEGRVAEKVQARQGLEGSTEVSIHGFPFLTQIYGKHLDDVDVRMTGIRADPAAAGTGERLMISEFGVDLSGVELDGDYGGATAESAEGSAVIAYEALTAVAGRQGVSFAYGGDGRVKVTASAEALDAPEPAEVLSTVSTEGGDTIRLRAEEVPAAGVPGAEEAVRGAVDVERRVGGLPDGVRLAMVTATADGIVVDVTGRGIRVAG